In one window of Opitutus sp. GAS368 DNA:
- a CDS encoding DnaJ C-terminal domain-containing protein has protein sequence MAVKFQDYYAILGVDRTAPAEEIKLAFRKLARIHHPDVAQNKVAGEAKFKEINEAYEVLGDPEKRKRYDELGPEWAAGGGSPGRAHPPGDEPDFEFGGTGFSDFFESFFSGRPGGFGSARGPAPADGFVHPGRDIEADLLVTLEEALRGSSRQVTLRRPAMDGGAERTNTYQVRIPPGMREGQRIHLAAQGGPGSGGAPAGDLYLRVRFARHPDLRVQDDDLHCDLDLAPWEAVLGVKAAIPSLGGTLTLRVSPGTTAGTQLRVRGQGLPRENGSRGELFATVRLQVPATVSAEERALWEKLAATSPFNPRKPL, from the coding sequence ATGGCCGTCAAATTCCAGGACTATTACGCCATCCTCGGCGTGGACCGGACTGCCCCGGCGGAGGAGATCAAACTGGCTTTCCGAAAGCTGGCACGGATCCATCACCCGGATGTCGCCCAGAACAAGGTCGCCGGTGAGGCGAAGTTCAAGGAGATCAACGAAGCCTACGAGGTGCTGGGCGACCCGGAGAAACGGAAGCGCTATGACGAACTGGGTCCGGAGTGGGCGGCGGGCGGCGGCTCGCCTGGCCGGGCGCATCCTCCCGGCGACGAACCGGATTTCGAATTCGGCGGCACCGGCTTCAGTGATTTTTTTGAATCGTTCTTCAGCGGCCGGCCGGGGGGCTTTGGTTCCGCCCGCGGACCCGCGCCCGCCGACGGGTTTGTCCACCCCGGCCGCGACATCGAGGCCGATCTGCTCGTCACGCTGGAGGAGGCGCTGCGCGGCTCGTCACGCCAGGTGACACTACGCCGGCCGGCCATGGACGGCGGGGCCGAAAGGACGAACACCTACCAGGTGCGGATCCCGCCTGGCATGCGCGAGGGCCAGCGTATCCACCTGGCCGCCCAAGGCGGCCCGGGTTCCGGCGGTGCCCCGGCGGGCGACCTCTATCTGCGGGTGCGCTTTGCCCGGCATCCCGATCTTCGGGTGCAGGACGATGATCTCCATTGCGACCTCGACCTGGCGCCCTGGGAGGCAGTGCTTGGGGTGAAGGCCGCCATTCCCTCACTTGGTGGCACCCTCACACTCCGGGTCTCGCCCGGCACCACCGCGGGCACCCAACTGCGCGTGCGTGGCCAGGGTCTGCCCCGGGAGAATGGCAGCCGGGGCGAGCTCTTCGCCACGGTGCGGCTGCAGGTGCCGGCCACTGTCTCCGCCGAGGAACGCGCCCTCTGGGAAAAGCTGGCCGCAACCTCCCCTTTCAACCCCCGGAAACCATTATGA
- a CDS encoding acetate/propionate family kinase yields the protein MKRDAPRILTLNGGSSSIRFAIYRAGKTPECALRGRLDRIGSSRPSLVATDSAGGEQVRRLSGRRAPEEFLLDWLEAQPVFASVQTVGHRVVHGLRHFEPERVTPRLLAGLKRLTPYDPEHLPREIGLMETFRRRHPRLIQVACFDTAFHRGMPRVARMLAIPRRYAAQGVERYGFHGLSYAYLREELARLDPAAARGRVILAHLGNGASLTAMRGGQSIDTSMGFTPAAGLMMGTRSGDLDPGLFSFLVRSERMAPPQFDRMVNHESGLLGVSGTSGDMRDLLARETRDARAADAVALFCYQARKWIGAYAAALGGLDTLVFAGGIGENAPVIRQRICAGLGFLGITLHRGHNAENAPLISAAAGRVKVRVIRTDEELMIARSVGRLLHLGRIKP from the coding sequence ATGAAACGGGACGCGCCGCGCATCCTGACGCTCAACGGCGGCTCCTCGAGCATCCGGTTCGCGATCTACAGGGCGGGAAAAACGCCCGAGTGTGCGCTGAGGGGCAGGCTCGACCGCATCGGCTCAAGCCGCCCGAGCCTGGTTGCGACCGATTCCGCGGGTGGAGAGCAGGTTCGTCGCCTGTCCGGCCGGCGCGCGCCGGAGGAGTTCCTGCTGGATTGGCTGGAGGCCCAGCCGGTCTTTGCGTCGGTGCAGACGGTGGGGCATCGGGTGGTGCACGGATTGCGACACTTCGAGCCCGAACGGGTCACCCCGCGGTTGCTCGCAGGACTGAAGCGCCTCACGCCCTATGATCCCGAGCATCTGCCGCGGGAGATCGGCTTGATGGAGACCTTTCGGCGGCGCCATCCCCGTTTGATACAGGTGGCCTGCTTCGACACGGCATTTCATCGCGGCATGCCGCGGGTGGCGCGGATGCTGGCGATCCCGCGGCGCTATGCCGCGCAGGGAGTCGAACGTTACGGCTTCCACGGCTTATCCTATGCCTATTTGCGGGAGGAACTCGCCCGGCTCGATCCCGCCGCGGCCCGGGGCCGCGTGATCCTCGCGCACCTCGGCAACGGTGCCAGCCTGACGGCGATGCGCGGGGGCCAAAGCATCGACACCAGCATGGGCTTCACACCCGCAGCGGGATTGATGATGGGCACCCGGTCGGGCGACCTCGATCCCGGTTTGTTTTCTTTCCTGGTCCGAAGCGAACGGATGGCGCCTCCGCAATTTGACCGGATGGTGAACCATGAGTCCGGCTTGCTCGGCGTCTCCGGCACCAGTGGCGATATGCGCGACCTGCTCGCGCGGGAGACCCGCGACGCGCGGGCCGCGGACGCCGTGGCGCTTTTCTGTTATCAGGCCAGGAAATGGATCGGCGCCTATGCCGCCGCGCTGGGCGGGCTGGACACGCTCGTTTTCGCCGGGGGTATCGGCGAGAACGCCCCGGTGATCCGGCAGCGGATCTGCGCCGGGCTTGGCTTTCTCGGGATCACGCTGCACCGGGGACACAACGCGGAGAATGCCCCGCTGATCTCGGCCGCGGCGGGGCGCGTCAAGGTGCGGGTCATTCGCACCGACGAGGAGCTCATGATCGCGCGGTCGGTCGGTCGGCTCCTGCACCTCGGTCGAATCAAACCATGA
- a CDS encoding glycosyltransferase codes for MKILIVQDYLRSGGTERQSILMATAFAKAGHEVTLLTFRPRGVLELDGEQQPFAFRSLQPFDTRLDWFAPGLLKAAEEAAPDLVLCMGRMANCYAGFIQGRLPRAAVICTMRTGKLLPWLFVRSLKLCRHIIANSHVAKRVLTDDHDIPSPKVTVIHNSLLRFTDETAPRNNALRRYHGANPTTVVLLNVAMFRPEKNQRELIELCAKLPGYLDWQLWLAGDGPARKKCERLAHDLGLGARVKFLGYQSDPTQLYLASDLAVLASQSESLSNFLIEAQLHGLPAVAYDIVGVGECFVPDKSGCLIANHDQAGFIAALDRLIRQPAERRRFAQHSRDHAQANFVPERQMQAHLNLFRELTKG; via the coding sequence ATGAAAATTCTCATCGTCCAGGACTACCTCCGCAGCGGCGGCACCGAGCGCCAATCCATCCTCATGGCCACGGCCTTTGCCAAGGCCGGGCACGAGGTCACCCTCCTCACCTTCCGGCCGCGCGGCGTGCTGGAACTCGACGGCGAGCAGCAGCCCTTCGCCTTCCGCTCGCTGCAGCCTTTCGACACACGCCTCGACTGGTTCGCCCCCGGCCTGCTCAAGGCCGCCGAGGAAGCCGCCCCCGACCTCGTGCTTTGCATGGGCCGCATGGCGAACTGTTACGCGGGCTTCATCCAGGGCCGCTTGCCGCGGGCCGCGGTCATCTGCACCATGCGCACGGGCAAGCTGCTGCCCTGGCTCTTCGTCCGGTCGCTGAAGCTCTGCCGGCACATCATCGCCAACAGCCATGTCGCCAAGCGCGTGCTGACCGACGACCACGACATCCCGTCGCCCAAGGTCACGGTCATCCACAATTCCCTGCTCCGCTTCACCGACGAGACCGCGCCGCGCAACAACGCCCTGCGGCGTTACCACGGCGCCAACCCCACGACCGTGGTGCTGCTCAACGTCGCCATGTTCCGCCCGGAGAAAAACCAGCGCGAGCTCATCGAACTCTGCGCCAAGCTCCCGGGTTACCTGGACTGGCAGCTCTGGCTGGCGGGCGACGGCCCGGCGCGGAAGAAGTGCGAGCGCCTCGCCCACGACCTCGGCCTCGGCGCGCGGGTCAAGTTCCTCGGCTACCAGTCCGACCCCACCCAGCTTTACCTCGCCTCCGACCTCGCCGTGCTCGCCTCCCAGAGCGAGTCGCTCTCGAATTTCCTCATCGAGGCCCAGCTGCACGGCCTCCCCGCCGTGGCTTACGACATCGTGGGGGTCGGCGAATGCTTCGTGCCCGACAAGTCCGGCTGCCTCATCGCCAACCACGACCAGGCCGGCTTCATCGCGGCGCTCGACCGGCTCATCCGCCAGCCCGCGGAACGCCGGCGCTTCGCTCAGCACAGCCGCGACCACGCCCAGGCCAATTTTGTGCCCGAACGCCAGATGCAGGCGCACCTGAACCTGTTCCGCGAGCTGACGAAGGGGTGA
- a CDS encoding phage holin family protein, which translates to MNHPFVNLLVRWLVLALGVALSTKIVPGISYDTGSTLLVVVLLLSFLNVAVKPVLMLFALPFIVLTLGIGIWLINALLFYFVGRLVDGFHVAGFGSAMLGALIVSLTSLIMNRLLTPPKVPAGRPAKRDDVIDI; encoded by the coding sequence ATGAACCATCCGTTCGTCAATCTGCTGGTGCGGTGGCTGGTGCTGGCCCTCGGGGTCGCACTCAGCACCAAGATCGTGCCCGGCATCAGCTACGACACCGGCAGCACGCTGCTGGTCGTGGTGCTGCTGCTCAGCTTCCTCAACGTGGCGGTGAAACCCGTGCTGATGCTGTTCGCGCTGCCCTTCATCGTCCTGACCCTGGGTATCGGCATATGGCTGATCAACGCCCTGCTGTTTTATTTCGTGGGCCGGCTGGTGGACGGGTTTCATGTGGCCGGCTTCGGGTCGGCCATGCTGGGGGCGCTGATCGTCAGCCTGACCAGCCTCATCATGAACCGGCTGCTCACCCCGCCGAAGGTCCCGGCCGGCCGGCCGGCGAAGCGGGACGATGTGATCGATATCTGA
- the lpdA gene encoding dihydrolipoyl dehydrogenase, producing the protein MADDIYDLVIIGGGPAGYVGAIRAGQLGKKVAVIEMERAGGTCLNWGCIPTKALLKSAELYRTIQKADSYGLSVTGASFDFAKVVERSRGVAATMAKGVEFLFKKNKVDYFVGKGSVAVPGMVEITEGEHKGKFLRTKNILLCTGQKPRPLPGLPVDGTRVMTSREALAAKVAPKTMAIIGAGAIGVEFAYFFNAFGTKVTLIEMLPNILPIEDEEISKVLERSFAKQGIAVHTGTKSENIRVGAKSVKLDLVKDGAKIELEVDTVLVAIGITSALDGLTSAKVKLELDRGFVKVDNNYQTSTPGIYAAGDIQGPPWLAHVASFRAVQAVEGMFGVTKPKQVGIFPGCTYCQPQVASTGLTEKQAKEKKLDYKVGKFPFTAVGKAVAAGDTEGFVKVIADAKTGEIYGVHIIGNEATELIAEYGLAMNLEATVDEIHHSIHAHPTLSEALGEAALATMGQAIHI; encoded by the coding sequence ATGGCAGACGACATCTACGACTTGGTGATCATCGGCGGCGGCCCCGCCGGCTACGTCGGCGCAATCCGCGCCGGGCAGCTCGGCAAGAAGGTGGCCGTGATCGAAATGGAGCGCGCCGGCGGCACCTGCCTCAACTGGGGCTGCATCCCGACCAAGGCCCTGCTCAAGAGCGCCGAGCTCTACCGCACCATCCAGAAGGCCGACAGCTACGGCCTGAGCGTCACCGGCGCGTCGTTCGATTTCGCCAAGGTGGTCGAGCGCTCGCGCGGCGTCGCGGCGACGATGGCCAAGGGCGTCGAGTTCCTCTTCAAGAAGAACAAGGTCGACTACTTCGTCGGCAAGGGCTCCGTCGCCGTGCCGGGCATGGTCGAGATCACCGAGGGCGAGCATAAGGGCAAATTTCTCCGCACGAAAAACATTCTCCTCTGCACCGGCCAGAAGCCGCGCCCGCTGCCGGGCCTGCCGGTCGACGGCACGCGCGTGATGACCTCCCGCGAGGCGCTCGCCGCCAAGGTGGCGCCGAAAACCATGGCCATCATCGGCGCCGGCGCCATCGGCGTGGAGTTCGCCTATTTCTTCAACGCCTTCGGCACGAAGGTCACCCTGATCGAGATGCTGCCCAACATCCTTCCCATCGAGGACGAGGAGATCAGCAAGGTGCTCGAGCGCAGCTTCGCCAAGCAGGGCATCGCGGTCCACACCGGCACCAAGAGCGAGAACATCCGCGTCGGCGCCAAGAGCGTGAAGCTCGACCTCGTGAAGGACGGCGCCAAGATCGAGCTTGAGGTCGACACCGTGCTCGTCGCCATCGGCATCACCTCCGCGCTCGACGGCCTGACGTCGGCCAAGGTGAAGCTCGAGCTCGACCGCGGTTTCGTGAAGGTCGACAACAATTACCAGACCAGCACGCCCGGCATCTACGCCGCCGGCGACATCCAGGGCCCGCCGTGGCTCGCGCACGTCGCCTCGTTCCGCGCCGTCCAGGCGGTCGAGGGCATGTTCGGCGTCACCAAGCCGAAGCAGGTCGGCATCTTCCCGGGCTGCACCTATTGCCAGCCACAGGTCGCCAGCACGGGCCTGACGGAGAAGCAGGCCAAGGAAAAGAAACTCGACTACAAGGTCGGCAAGTTCCCGTTCACCGCGGTCGGCAAGGCCGTGGCGGCGGGCGACACCGAGGGTTTCGTCAAGGTCATCGCCGACGCCAAGACCGGCGAGATCTATGGCGTGCACATCATCGGCAACGAGGCCACCGAACTCATTGCCGAGTATGGCCTGGCGATGAACCTCGAGGCCACGGTCGACGAGATCCATCACTCGATCCACGCCCACCCGACGCTGTCCGAAGCCCTCGGCGAGGCCGCCCTGGCCACGATGGGCCAGGCGATTCATATCTGA
- a CDS encoding phosphoketolase family protein — protein MKANPLSPELLRKIDAYWRAANYLSVGQIYLCGNPLLRRPLALTDVKHMLLGHWGTTPGQNFIYAHLNRVIREYDLDMIYVSGPGHGGPAVVANTYLEGTYSEIYPDISQDETGLQKLFLQFSFPGGIPSHASPETPGSIHEGGELGYSLSHSFGAVFDNPALIVACVVGDGEAETGPLATAWHSNKFLNPVADGAVLPILHLNGYKIANPTLLARITREELEQLFRGYGWTPWFVEYHAEPATMHAAMAAALDTAVTAIRQIQHEARVLGNRTRPRWPMIVLDSPKGWTGPKAVDGVQIEGTFHSHQVPLSSPAAHPAHLPLLEDWLRSYRPEELFDVSGRLKAELAALAPQGDRRMGANPHANGGRLLHDLHLPDFRAYAVDVPAPGIRGIGDTHVLGRFLRDVVKLNDAQRNFRIFGPDETASNGLEAVLEVTQRQWNAATLPNDEGLAPTGRVMEMLSEHQCEGWLEGYLLTGRHGLFNCYEAFIHIVDSMFNQHAKWLKVTSRLPWRRPIASLNYLLASHVWRQDHNGLTHQDPGFLDVVVNKKAEVVRVYLPPDANCVLSVMDHCLRSRHYVNVVIAGKHPAPQWLSMETAARHCADGIGIWSWAGNEGEAAPDVVMACCGDVPTLETLAAVSILREHLPDLKVRVVNVVDLMRLQPQSEHPHGLSDRDFDELFTTDKPVIFAFHAYPWLIHRLTYRRTNHRNLHVRGYKEEGTITTPFDMTVLNDLDRFHLVMDAIDRLPRTGEAGLALKRRLKAKLAEHHDYIRQHG, from the coding sequence ATGAAGGCCAACCCACTGTCGCCGGAACTGCTGCGCAAAATCGACGCCTATTGGCGGGCGGCGAACTACCTCTCGGTCGGGCAGATTTATCTCTGTGGCAATCCGTTGCTGCGGCGCCCGCTTGCGCTGACGGACGTGAAGCACATGCTGCTGGGCCACTGGGGCACGACCCCGGGGCAGAATTTCATCTACGCGCATCTGAACCGGGTCATCCGGGAATACGACCTGGACATGATCTATGTCTCCGGCCCGGGCCACGGCGGGCCGGCTGTGGTCGCCAACACTTACCTGGAGGGCACCTACAGCGAGATCTACCCGGACATCAGCCAGGACGAGACCGGCCTGCAGAAGCTTTTCCTGCAATTTTCGTTTCCGGGAGGAATACCCAGTCATGCGTCGCCGGAAACACCCGGCTCGATCCACGAGGGCGGCGAGCTGGGTTACTCGCTGAGCCATTCGTTCGGAGCGGTGTTCGATAACCCCGCCCTGATCGTGGCCTGCGTGGTCGGTGACGGTGAAGCGGAGACGGGACCGCTGGCCACGGCGTGGCACTCCAACAAATTCCTCAATCCGGTGGCCGACGGCGCCGTCCTGCCGATCCTGCACCTCAACGGTTACAAGATCGCCAACCCGACCCTGCTGGCCCGCATCACGCGGGAGGAGTTGGAGCAGCTGTTCCGCGGTTATGGATGGACGCCCTGGTTTGTTGAGTATCACGCCGAGCCCGCCACGATGCACGCGGCGATGGCCGCGGCGCTGGATACCGCGGTGACCGCGATCCGGCAGATCCAGCACGAGGCCCGCGTCCTCGGCAACCGCACGCGCCCGCGCTGGCCGATGATCGTGTTGGATTCGCCCAAGGGCTGGACCGGACCGAAGGCGGTCGACGGCGTGCAGATCGAGGGCACTTTTCACTCGCACCAGGTGCCGCTGTCATCACCCGCGGCCCATCCCGCACACCTGCCGCTGCTGGAAGACTGGCTGCGGAGCTACCGGCCGGAGGAACTGTTCGATGTTTCCGGCCGGCTGAAGGCGGAGCTGGCCGCGTTGGCACCCCAGGGCGACCGGCGCATGGGCGCCAACCCACACGCCAACGGCGGCCGTTTGCTGCACGATTTGCATCTGCCGGACTTCCGCGCTTATGCGGTCGACGTGCCGGCGCCGGGCATCCGCGGCATCGGCGACACGCATGTGCTCGGGCGTTTCTTGCGGGACGTCGTGAAACTCAATGACGCGCAGCGGAATTTCCGGATCTTTGGCCCGGATGAGACCGCGTCCAACGGCTTGGAAGCAGTCCTGGAGGTCACGCAACGCCAATGGAACGCCGCGACCCTGCCGAATGACGAAGGCCTCGCGCCGACCGGCCGAGTGATGGAAATGCTCAGCGAGCACCAGTGCGAGGGTTGGCTGGAGGGTTATCTGCTGACCGGCCGGCACGGTCTCTTCAATTGTTACGAGGCGTTCATTCACATCGTCGACTCGATGTTCAACCAGCACGCCAAGTGGCTGAAGGTCACGTCGCGTTTGCCCTGGCGACGGCCGATCGCCTCGCTGAACTACCTGCTGGCCTCGCACGTCTGGCGCCAGGACCACAACGGTCTCACCCATCAGGACCCCGGATTTCTCGATGTCGTGGTGAACAAGAAGGCCGAGGTCGTGCGGGTTTACCTGCCGCCGGACGCGAATTGCGTGCTCTCGGTGATGGACCACTGCCTGCGCAGCCGCCATTATGTCAACGTGGTGATCGCGGGCAAGCATCCGGCGCCGCAGTGGCTGTCGATGGAGACGGCCGCGCGGCATTGCGCCGACGGCATTGGCATCTGGTCGTGGGCCGGCAACGAGGGGGAAGCGGCGCCCGATGTCGTCATGGCCTGCTGCGGTGACGTGCCCACGCTCGAGACGCTGGCTGCGGTCTCGATCCTGCGCGAGCATCTGCCGGACCTGAAAGTCCGCGTGGTGAACGTGGTGGATCTCATGCGGCTGCAGCCGCAGAGCGAGCACCCGCACGGCTTGAGCGACCGGGACTTCGACGAGCTGTTCACCACGGACAAGCCGGTCATCTTCGCCTTTCACGCCTACCCGTGGCTGATCCACCGGCTGACCTATCGCCGCACCAACCACCGCAACCTGCATGTCCGCGGCTACAAGGAGGAGGGCACCATCACCACGCCGTTCGACATGACAGTGTTAAACGACTTGGACCGCTTTCACCTCGTGATGGACGCCATCGACCGCCTCCCGCGGACGGGTGAGGCTGGTCTGGCTTTGAAGCGTCGGCTCAAGGCTAAGCTGGCCGAGCACCACGACTATATCCGCCAGCACGGCTAG
- a CDS encoding MFS transporter produces the protein MKPAPAANPDGQPEGVTALEAATIRQISIRIVPFLIVCYFFAFISRTNAGLAALQMNQDVGLAPAAFGFGGSLFFVSYTLCGIPGNLAMVRVGARLWLGLMIVALSLTSLAMALVEGANSFYAVRFLLGAVEAGFFPGAVLYLTYWFPRAYRARIIAAFMVAIPLSSFLGSPLSAALLGLEGRGGLHGWQWMFLLEALPIVLLGAMAFFLLPDSPASARWLRPDQVRWLAGRLAAEKKVSIQRVPLWKVLLDGRVLLLSLGYAAASAASNSLSLWQPQIIQSFGLTNAQTGLLNAVPFGLGLVAMIVWGRHSDRTGERLLSTALPLLLCAISLSLTLVTNSLPATVVILCLALIGTYAIKGPFWALAADWMSTETAPTGIAAINTLAHVATFGAIYLIGAIKSSTGSYPLALLPLVVLGIAGASGLLLMGRRKEA, from the coding sequence ATGAAGCCAGCTCCCGCCGCCAACCCGGACGGTCAACCCGAAGGCGTGACCGCATTGGAAGCGGCCACCATCCGGCAGATTTCCATCCGGATCGTTCCCTTCCTGATTGTCTGTTATTTCTTTGCCTTCATCAGCCGCACCAATGCGGGACTCGCCGCCCTGCAGATGAACCAGGATGTCGGGCTTGCTCCGGCCGCGTTCGGCTTCGGCGGCAGCCTGTTTTTCGTCTCCTACACGCTCTGCGGAATTCCCGGCAACCTGGCGATGGTCCGGGTGGGCGCCCGGCTGTGGCTGGGCCTCATGATCGTCGCCCTCAGCCTGACCAGCCTCGCGATGGCGCTGGTGGAGGGAGCCAACTCGTTTTATGCCGTGCGCTTTCTGCTCGGCGCCGTCGAGGCCGGCTTCTTTCCGGGAGCGGTGCTCTACCTCACCTACTGGTTTCCGCGGGCCTACCGGGCCCGGATCATCGCGGCCTTCATGGTCGCCATCCCGCTTTCGAGCTTCCTGGGCTCGCCGCTGTCCGCGGCCCTGCTCGGCCTCGAGGGCCGCGGGGGCCTGCATGGCTGGCAGTGGATGTTCCTGCTGGAGGCGCTGCCGATCGTGCTGCTGGGTGCGATGGCGTTCTTCCTCCTGCCCGACAGTCCCGCCTCCGCCCGCTGGCTCCGACCCGACCAGGTCCGGTGGCTGGCCGGTCGTCTCGCCGCGGAGAAGAAGGTCTCAATCCAACGGGTTCCGCTGTGGAAGGTCCTGCTGGACGGACGCGTGCTCCTGCTCTCCCTCGGCTATGCGGCGGCGTCCGCGGCCAGCAATTCACTCTCCCTGTGGCAGCCGCAAATCATCCAGTCGTTCGGCCTGACCAATGCGCAGACAGGACTGCTCAACGCGGTGCCTTTCGGCCTGGGTCTCGTGGCCATGATCGTGTGGGGGCGACACTCGGACAGGACCGGCGAGCGCCTCCTGAGCACGGCGCTTCCGTTGCTGCTTTGTGCGATCAGCCTGAGCCTGACTCTCGTGACCAATTCACTGCCAGCCACCGTCGTGATCCTCTGTCTCGCCCTCATCGGCACGTATGCCATCAAAGGGCCGTTTTGGGCCCTGGCGGCCGACTGGATGTCGACCGAAACCGCGCCCACCGGCATCGCGGCGATCAACACCCTGGCGCATGTGGCCACTTTTGGCGCGATCTACCTGATCGGGGCGATCAAGTCATCCACCGGCAGCTATCCGCTGGCATTGCTGCCGCTGGTGGTGCTCGGCATCGCCGGTGCCAGCGGCCTGCTCCTGATGGGCCGGCGGAAGGAGGCGTAA
- a CDS encoding DDE-type integrase/transposase/recombinase: protein MARLQERSFGPKKLWWKLHREYPRSQLPCVRTLSRWLQTHGLVRRQTRRARPGPILRLRGRLAGRCANDVWSLDFKGQFRTADGRKVHALTVRDVASRYVLCVQHVSKPGEAEVARVMRRLFRRYGLPKALRTDNGAPFGAGGPRGWTRLSAGWVKLGIRMEYGRPRCPQDNAAHEQMHGVLKRFAATPVSAHPPAQQRRFGRWRHHYNQLRPHEARGLRTPAELYRASRRVLPATVPRWTYPKTWLRVRLDAKGRYRWRKRQRLIGKAFIAEELGARLVRPDVLAVYFGPHLLGHLHAHDPAGLRHARWRQPLQSKAGGAQPLPRPPRSIKI, encoded by the coding sequence GTGGCCCGCCTGCAGGAGCGGAGCTTCGGGCCGAAGAAGCTGTGGTGGAAGCTGCACCGCGAGTATCCCCGCTCGCAGTTGCCGTGCGTGCGCACGCTGTCGCGTTGGCTGCAGACGCACGGCCTGGTGCGCCGGCAAACCCGGCGCGCCAGACCGGGACCGATCCTGCGCCTGCGCGGACGCCTGGCGGGGCGTTGTGCGAACGATGTCTGGTCGCTCGACTTCAAGGGCCAGTTCCGCACCGCCGACGGCCGGAAGGTTCATGCCCTCACCGTGCGCGATGTGGCGAGTCGCTATGTGCTGTGTGTGCAGCATGTGTCCAAGCCCGGCGAAGCGGAGGTCGCTCGGGTGATGCGCAGGTTGTTCCGCCGTTACGGCCTGCCCAAGGCCCTCCGCACGGACAATGGGGCCCCGTTTGGCGCCGGGGGCCCGCGCGGCTGGACCCGCCTGAGCGCGGGTTGGGTCAAACTGGGCATCCGGATGGAGTATGGCCGTCCCCGCTGCCCGCAGGATAACGCGGCGCACGAGCAGATGCATGGCGTGCTGAAGCGGTTCGCCGCCACCCCGGTTTCAGCCCACCCGCCGGCCCAGCAGCGCCGCTTCGGGCGCTGGCGCCACCATTACAACCAGCTCCGCCCCCATGAGGCACGCGGACTGCGCACGCCGGCGGAACTCTACCGCGCCAGCCGGCGCGTTCTGCCGGCCACTGTCCCTCGCTGGACCTATCCGAAAACCTGGCTGCGCGTGCGCCTCGACGCCAAGGGGCGCTACCGCTGGCGCAAACGCCAGCGGCTCATCGGCAAGGCCTTCATCGCGGAGGAACTCGGCGCCCGCCTGGTCCGCCCTGATGTCCTCGCCGTCTATTTCGGACCCCATCTGCTCGGCCACCTCCACGCCCACGATCCGGCCGGACTCCGGCACGCCCGTTGGCGTCAACCCCTGCAATCCAAAGCGGGAGGGGCGCAGCCCCTCCCGCGCCCACCCCGATCGATCAAGATCTGA
- a CDS encoding MerR family transcriptional regulator, translating to MTNFIFYVNPTLTLACRPAGTPALHSLAAAADLTGVHPEILQHYCRLGLLGAQRAGSEPTFDDNALYEVRRIEHYRRHHGVTLQALPLFCALSREVERLQTEVRFLRGP from the coding sequence ATGACGAATTTCATTTTCTACGTTAACCCCACTTTGACCCTGGCGTGCCGGCCGGCCGGCACACCCGCGCTCCATTCACTCGCTGCGGCCGCCGATCTCACCGGCGTGCATCCGGAGATCCTGCAGCACTACTGCCGCCTCGGACTGCTCGGCGCCCAAAGGGCCGGGAGTGAACCGACCTTCGACGACAACGCGCTCTACGAGGTGCGTCGCATCGAGCACTACCGCCGGCACCACGGGGTTACCCTGCAGGCGTTGCCGCTGTTCTGCGCCCTGTCGCGGGAGGTCGAACGCCTTCAGACCGAAGTTCGTTTCCTGCGCGGCCCCTGA